The proteins below come from a single Methanothrix thermoacetophila PT genomic window:
- a CDS encoding DUF2551 domain-containing protein has protein sequence MESAEERIQERLRNYLKRDGIGIRKAVLKLFLSDSSFTTEDIFTHLEKEGFNVSYRGVSAMVGLMNTRLGILSIDVSGDHNVYSLKNDHKMIVKSVLENY, from the coding sequence ATGGAGAGCGCTGAGGAGAGAATTCAGGAGCGGCTGAGGAATTATCTGAAGCGGGATGGTATAGGGATCAGAAAAGCAGTGCTGAAGTTGTTCTTGAGCGACTCGTCCTTTACGACTGAGGACATCTTCACGCACCTCGAGAAGGAGGGCTTCAATGTAAGCTATCGCGGTGTTTCTGCCATGGTCGGGCTAATGAACACGCGCCTGGGAATTCTCAGCATAGATGTATCCGGAGACCACAACGTGTACTCGTTGAAGAACGACCACAAGATGATAGTGAAATCGGTGCTGGAGAACTACTAG
- a CDS encoding B12-binding domain-containing radical SAM protein, whose product MSGKRIVLTSDRTMMSSYHGGVLLGFAAIMPRAVMPDWLLRSLFCPPVKAYPDGRAVYAPCGMRKVEAALLEAGFSRDEVMVAHPDHLDKAIGSDTEIVGITHDDPMGKIAVREIEDIINKGPPHNRHSFLRLINHPLIKKHDPVIVVGGNGAWELADEDVGVDHIYLGEGESKFPEVCMAILSGKNPPRIIEGTPVAGDRIPVNRGATIAGIVEIGRGCWRGCAFCSPTMRSLRHRPVSSILEDVRVNMREGMRDVLLHSEDVFTYGSRGMRPEPDKVLELFRSVKELSPHTIDVSHLSLATVHQSMDLLREISEIVGVGTDQRYMSAWIGIETGSCRMLEMHMPRKALPESPERWPDIVRECYALFHEEHWVPVASLVLGLPGETADDVVRTTELVESLKDYTGLMLPLFFTPMAGTSLGSYKGLGKDNALPEHWELVGTCMEYNLRHLKKLHNLYKERMTPNPMVHVGLRMINIAADIILQKYMRRMKRGEPPN is encoded by the coding sequence ATGTCTGGAAAGAGGATCGTCCTGACAAGCGACCGTACAATGATGTCCTCATATCATGGGGGTGTCCTGCTCGGGTTTGCCGCGATAATGCCCAGGGCAGTCATGCCCGACTGGCTCCTGAGATCTTTATTCTGTCCTCCTGTGAAGGCATACCCGGATGGCAGGGCTGTTTATGCGCCATGCGGCATGAGAAAGGTGGAGGCTGCGCTGCTAGAAGCTGGTTTCTCCAGGGACGAGGTCATGGTCGCGCATCCAGATCACCTCGACAAGGCGATTGGTAGCGATACAGAGATCGTGGGCATAACACACGACGATCCGATGGGGAAGATAGCCGTCCGCGAGATCGAGGATATCATTAACAAAGGCCCGCCCCACAACAGGCACAGCTTTCTCAGGCTTATAAATCACCCTCTGATAAAAAAACATGATCCCGTAATCGTGGTTGGGGGCAATGGCGCATGGGAGCTAGCTGATGAGGATGTGGGCGTCGATCACATCTACCTGGGTGAGGGCGAGAGCAAGTTCCCGGAGGTGTGCATGGCGATTCTCTCTGGAAAGAACCCCCCTAGGATCATAGAGGGAACACCTGTGGCCGGAGACAGAATTCCGGTGAACAGGGGTGCAACGATAGCAGGCATAGTCGAGATCGGAAGAGGTTGCTGGCGGGGCTGTGCCTTCTGCTCTCCGACGATGCGATCGCTCAGACACCGGCCGGTATCCAGCATCCTGGAGGACGTCAGGGTGAATATGAGGGAGGGGATGAGGGACGTGCTCCTTCACTCAGAGGACGTTTTCACATACGGCTCCAGGGGAATGCGCCCTGAGCCTGATAAGGTGCTGGAGCTCTTCAGGAGCGTCAAGGAGCTCTCCCCGCACACAATAGACGTCTCTCATCTCAGCCTGGCGACTGTACATCAGTCCATGGACCTCCTCCGCGAGATCTCCGAGATTGTGGGTGTAGGCACCGATCAGAGATACATGTCAGCATGGATAGGGATCGAGACCGGAAGCTGTCGGATGCTGGAGATGCACATGCCCAGGAAGGCGCTGCCAGAATCTCCGGAGCGGTGGCCTGATATCGTGAGGGAGTGCTACGCGCTCTTCCACGAGGAGCACTGGGTGCCGGTCGCCAGCCTGGTTCTGGGGTTGCCAGGTGAGACCGCTGATGATGTTGTCAGGACCACTGAGCTCGTGGAGTCGCTCAAGGATTACACAGGGCTGATGCTGCCGCTCTTCTTCACACCAATGGCTGGCACATCGCTTGGCAGCTACAAAGGACTCGGAAAGGATAACGCCCTTCCCGAGCACTGGGAGCTGGTCGGGACATGCATGGAATACAACCTGAGACATCTCAAGAAGCTTCACAATTTATACAAAGAGCGCATGACGCCGAATCCAATGGTGCATGTCGGCCTGCGTATGATCAACATAGCAGCGGATATAATTCTCCAGAAATACATGAGAAGAATGAAAAGGGGGGAACCGCCAAACTGA
- a CDS encoding homocysteine biosynthesis protein: MEAKKSLSEINERIRDGSVRVVTAEEMPSIVEELGPDGAVREVDVVTTGTFGAMCSSGVFLNLGHSDPPIKISRAWLNQVEAYGGVAAVDLFLGATQPSEDRGIEYGGAHVIEDLVSGRAVDVMGEGVGTDCYPRMEIETTLHLEDLNQALMVNPRNAYQRYNAATNSSDRTLHTYMGTLLPHFGNVHYSGAGVLNPISNDPGFEYIGTGVRIFLGGAQGYIVGPGTQHSPGTGFATLMVSGDLKRMSSEFLRAATFTKYGPTLYVGVGVPIPILNERLALSTAVRDSDITVPVVDYGVQRRDRPVLKSTSYAELRSGFVEINGKEVPTASLSSFHMARMVAGTLKKWIERGEFLLTEQAEPLSKSGVSRPMKQTKELPYVGDVMNRDVVTVGENISVPEAARVIVGSRFDHLPVVSDDGKLMGIITTWDISKAVANGNISRVSEIMTRRVYTATPDEPIELAARTMDIHSISALPVVDKDNRVIGMITSNDLSRLFAGRRSI, translated from the coding sequence GTGGAAGCAAAAAAATCGCTATCCGAGATCAACGAGCGGATACGTGACGGAAGCGTCAGGGTTGTGACCGCGGAGGAGATGCCCTCCATCGTCGAGGAGCTGGGGCCGGATGGCGCTGTGCGCGAGGTTGATGTCGTGACCACCGGCACCTTCGGGGCGATGTGCTCCTCTGGAGTCTTCCTGAACCTCGGTCACAGCGATCCGCCGATAAAGATCTCAAGGGCCTGGCTTAACCAGGTTGAGGCATACGGTGGAGTTGCTGCAGTCGATCTATTTCTCGGAGCGACCCAGCCATCTGAGGACAGGGGCATAGAGTATGGTGGGGCTCATGTCATAGAGGATCTCGTCTCCGGAAGAGCTGTGGACGTGATGGGCGAGGGCGTGGGCACAGACTGTTATCCCAGGATGGAGATCGAGACGACCCTGCATCTGGAGGACCTAAACCAGGCGCTCATGGTCAATCCAAGAAATGCTTATCAGAGGTACAACGCTGCCACAAACTCCTCCGACAGGACCCTTCACACGTATATGGGAACGCTTCTTCCACACTTCGGGAATGTCCATTACAGCGGCGCTGGCGTTCTCAACCCGATCTCCAACGATCCGGGATTCGAGTACATAGGGACTGGGGTCAGGATATTCCTCGGCGGCGCGCAGGGTTACATCGTTGGTCCAGGCACGCAGCACAGCCCCGGGACAGGCTTCGCCACGCTGATGGTCTCGGGAGATCTCAAGAGGATGAGCAGCGAGTTCCTGAGGGCGGCCACGTTCACAAAATATGGTCCGACGCTTTACGTTGGCGTTGGCGTCCCGATACCGATACTGAACGAGAGGCTCGCGCTGAGCACTGCTGTCAGGGACAGCGACATCACCGTTCCTGTTGTCGATTATGGTGTGCAGCGAAGGGACAGGCCTGTGCTGAAGAGCACGAGCTATGCGGAACTGAGGTCAGGTTTCGTGGAGATTAATGGAAAAGAGGTTCCAACCGCATCGCTATCAAGCTTCCACATGGCAAGAATGGTCGCGGGAACCCTGAAGAAGTGGATCGAAAGGGGGGAGTTCCTGCTGACGGAGCAGGCAGAGCCTCTCTCAAAGAGTGGCGTCAGCAGGCCGATGAAGCAGACGAAGGAGCTTCCCTACGTCGGGGATGTCATGAACAGGGATGTTGTTACAGTGGGCGAGAACATCAGCGTGCCTGAGGCAGCGCGCGTCATTGTCGGAAGTCGGTTCGATCATCTCCCCGTCGTCTCTGATGATGGAAAGCTCATGGGAATAATAACGACATGGGACATATCCAAGGCTGTTGCAAATGGCAACATCTCAAGAGTCTCGGAGATAATGACCAGGCGGGTGTATACGGCGACGCCGGATGAGCCGATAGAGCTGGCTGCGAGGACGATGGATATCCACAGCATCTCCGCGCTGCCGGTTGTGGATAAGGATAACCGCGTCATAGGGATGATAACAAGCAACGACTTGAGCAGGCTGTTTGCCGGGAGACGGTCGATATGA
- a CDS encoding 4Fe-4S binding protein, whose protein sequence is MKLMLRVAPGIVRKPLIASVILETGALINIERASIDAVSGEIVLDVSDDKCKQVKDAFERRGVDVVLLEIPVMRNEEECVHCGACIAICPTGTFRFDDWKVVTDPGKCIQCGACVTACPHRALQLVLR, encoded by the coding sequence ATGAAGCTCATGCTCAGGGTCGCGCCAGGCATAGTCAGAAAGCCTCTGATCGCGTCCGTAATCTTGGAGACAGGAGCGCTCATAAACATCGAGAGGGCAAGCATAGATGCTGTCAGCGGCGAGATCGTCCTCGATGTCTCGGATGATAAATGCAAACAGGTGAAAGACGCATTCGAGCGCAGGGGTGTGGATGTTGTACTTCTAGAGATCCCTGTGATGAGAAACGAGGAGGAGTGCGTCCACTGCGGCGCATGCATCGCGATATGCCCCACCGGCACATTCAGATTCGACGACTGGAAGGTTGTAACTGATCCAGGAAAATGCATCCAGTGCGGTGCGTGCGTGACGGCCTGCCCCCATCGCGCACTGCAGCTCGTCCTGCGGTGA
- a CDS encoding class I SAM-dependent methyltransferase gives MSELTPGLKVPRSMGERIRRALIEMGALDKGKRIRSDDSHVYIPVLDSISPDALKGLADVEIVHMEFDEDRRRITVEEILGRRPSFETIGDIAVVEDEEPERSAEAIMAVHRGIRTVLTPISDVEGEFRLRRYRHVAGEMKTLTIHREHGIRYKVDLERAYFSPRLSTERLRVAEQVRPGDLVVDMFAGVGPFSLLMAKRGARVIAIDKNPCAAKLLKENARMNRLDVEIREGDASSLTEDLADKADHVVMNLPHSASLFLTEAIRTAKNGGVVHYYTFAPEDDLYRDVRIIEEKARELGCKAAVTYRSVVRSYAPRKYNVVIDFMVKKDAQRGRSTSMET, from the coding sequence ATGTCTGAGCTCACGCCTGGATTGAAGGTGCCGCGCTCGATGGGCGAGCGGATACGGAGGGCCCTCATCGAGATGGGCGCTCTCGACAAGGGAAAGCGCATCCGCTCAGACGATTCTCACGTGTACATTCCAGTTCTTGATTCAATCAGTCCGGATGCGCTGAAGGGGCTTGCGGATGTCGAGATCGTCCACATGGAATTCGATGAGGATCGTAGGAGGATTACCGTTGAGGAGATCCTTGGCAGAAGACCGAGCTTCGAGACCATCGGGGATATAGCAGTGGTTGAGGATGAGGAGCCTGAGAGATCTGCGGAAGCGATCATGGCAGTGCACCGGGGAATTCGCACTGTTCTCACCCCAATTTCAGATGTCGAGGGTGAGTTCAGGCTCCGCAGGTACAGACACGTAGCAGGCGAGATGAAGACGCTCACGATTCACAGAGAGCACGGCATCCGCTACAAGGTCGATCTCGAGCGCGCGTACTTCTCCCCGAGGCTCAGCACCGAGAGGCTCAGAGTCGCAGAGCAGGTGCGCCCCGGAGATCTTGTGGTGGATATGTTCGCAGGCGTGGGCCCCTTCTCGCTCCTCATGGCGAAACGTGGCGCCAGGGTGATCGCGATCGACAAGAATCCCTGCGCGGCAAAGCTCCTGAAGGAGAACGCGAGGATGAACCGCCTGGATGTGGAGATACGCGAGGGCGATGCTTCATCTCTCACAGAAGACCTCGCAGATAAAGCGGATCACGTCGTGATGAACCTGCCGCATTCTGCCTCTCTCTTCCTGACAGAGGCGATACGCACCGCGAAGAATGGGGGCGTGGTTCACTACTACACATTCGCCCCTGAGGACGATCTCTACAGGGATGTCAGGATCATAGAGGAGAAAGCCCGGGAGCTCGGGTGCAAGGCTGCTGTTACGTACAGGAGCGTAGTCAGAAGCTATGCGCCCAGGAAATACAACGTGGTCATCGACTTCATGGTGAAGAAAGATGCCCAACGAGGGCGATCCACCTCGATGGAGACATGA
- the gatE gene encoding Glu-tRNA(Gln) amidotransferase subunit GatE: MDYPDMDYRALGLVCGIEIHQQLDTRCKLFCSCPTVHREVEDSNFEFFRYLRPARSELGEIDRAALEETLVSRRFVYKSYNTTCLVEADEEPPRELNREALEIALVIARLLKMRIVDEIHTMRKTVIDGSNTSGFQRTAFIASSGSIDTSCGPVGIGILCLEEEAARIVEDRGDEVVYSLDRLGIPLVEIGTAPDIVSPQHAREVAQHIGMILRSTGRVKRGLGTIRQDVNVSIAGGARVEIKGVQELNLIERIVELEVIRQVRLLEIRDELRRRNARVCGDVVDATGLFSNTRSKVVAKALKSGGAVLATKLAGFKGIIGKEVQPGRRLGTELSDRAKRAGVGGIFHTDELPAYGITEEEVSSLRSLLSCEESDAVVMVAAPPERARKAIEAVIERAREAIAGVPEETRRALPDGTSEYMRPLPGSARMYPETDVPPVVVNKEMVERLRLPELVVERAERYQREYGLSPEQARIMAASSNYQLFEEIVRVYRVQPSLVVRSLESTPVELARDGVPVYRLSERHFMGCFDLLSQKRIAKEGIPALLKAMAENPDADPESAAEAAGLMSLGASEVERIIHEIVSAKVDLVRERGERAIGPLMGLAMEQLRGKADGAAVSALIKKEINAILGKAV, encoded by the coding sequence ATGGACTATCCCGATATGGACTATCGTGCGCTTGGTCTTGTCTGCGGAATAGAGATCCATCAGCAGCTTGATACCAGATGCAAGCTCTTCTGCAGCTGCCCGACTGTGCACAGGGAGGTGGAGGACTCGAACTTCGAGTTCTTCAGGTACCTCAGGCCTGCGAGAAGCGAGCTCGGGGAGATCGACAGGGCTGCTCTTGAGGAGACACTTGTATCGAGGAGGTTCGTATACAAATCCTACAACACAACATGTCTTGTGGAGGCAGATGAGGAGCCTCCAAGGGAGCTCAACCGGGAGGCTCTTGAGATCGCCCTCGTGATCGCACGTCTTCTAAAGATGCGCATCGTCGATGAGATCCACACTATGCGCAAGACCGTGATAGATGGCTCGAACACATCTGGATTTCAGCGCACCGCATTCATCGCGTCCAGCGGATCCATAGATACATCATGCGGGCCTGTCGGCATAGGAATACTCTGCCTGGAGGAGGAGGCCGCCAGGATAGTCGAGGATCGCGGGGATGAGGTGGTGTATTCTCTCGACAGGCTCGGCATTCCCCTTGTCGAGATCGGGACCGCTCCTGACATAGTTTCTCCGCAGCATGCCAGAGAGGTGGCTCAGCACATCGGCATGATACTCAGATCGACAGGCCGGGTCAAGCGCGGCCTCGGCACGATACGCCAGGACGTGAACGTATCGATCGCCGGAGGCGCTAGGGTCGAGATCAAGGGTGTTCAGGAGCTGAACCTGATAGAGAGGATCGTCGAGCTTGAGGTCATTCGCCAGGTAAGGCTGCTCGAGATCAGAGATGAGCTCCGGAGAAGAAACGCCCGTGTGTGCGGAGATGTCGTCGATGCGACCGGGCTGTTCTCGAACACGCGCTCCAAGGTCGTCGCAAAGGCCCTCAAGAGCGGCGGCGCGGTTCTTGCCACGAAGCTTGCTGGTTTCAAAGGGATTATTGGAAAAGAGGTGCAGCCAGGGAGGCGCCTCGGCACAGAGCTATCTGACAGGGCGAAGCGTGCGGGTGTCGGCGGCATATTCCACACCGACGAGCTGCCAGCATATGGAATAACAGAAGAGGAGGTATCATCACTCAGGAGCCTGCTGAGCTGCGAGGAGAGCGATGCTGTGGTGATGGTGGCAGCGCCTCCCGAGAGGGCGAGAAAGGCGATAGAAGCTGTTATTGAGCGCGCGCGCGAGGCCATTGCGGGCGTGCCGGAGGAGACCAGGAGAGCGCTTCCCGATGGCACATCAGAGTACATGCGTCCGCTTCCTGGATCCGCCAGGATGTACCCTGAGACGGATGTACCGCCTGTCGTTGTAAATAAAGAGATGGTCGAGCGGCTCAGGCTTCCAGAGCTCGTCGTGGAGAGGGCTGAGAGGTACCAGAGGGAGTACGGGCTCAGCCCAGAGCAGGCCAGGATAATGGCAGCCTCATCCAATTACCAGCTCTTCGAGGAGATCGTGCGGGTGTACAGAGTACAGCCCTCACTCGTCGTGCGCTCACTGGAGTCCACACCTGTCGAGCTTGCGAGGGATGGCGTGCCGGTTTACAGGCTCAGCGAGAGGCATTTCATGGGCTGCTTCGACCTCCTCTCTCAGAAGAGAATCGCAAAGGAAGGCATACCCGCGCTCCTCAAGGCCATGGCTGAGAACCCCGATGCAGATCCGGAGAGCGCGGCGGAGGCAGCAGGTCTGATGAGCCTGGGCGCGTCAGAGGTCGAGAGAATCATCCATGAGATTGTTTCCGCAAAGGTTGATCTCGTCAGGGAGAGAGGTGAGCGCGCGATCGGGCCCCTCATGGGGCTCGCGATGGAGCAGCTGAGGGGCAAAGCAGACGGTGCGGCTGTGAGTGCTCTTATAAAGAAGGAGATAAATGCGATCCTCGGGAAGGCGGTCTGA
- a CDS encoding histone family protein — MAVLPVAPVARLIRMAGAKRVSEDASIELASILENYGIEIAKEAIDWANHAKRKTVRAEDIKEAAKRVRPLKPGE, encoded by the coding sequence ATGGCGGTACTTCCAGTCGCCCCGGTTGCCAGGCTGATAAGAATGGCCGGAGCCAAGAGGGTGAGCGAGGACGCAAGCATCGAGCTTGCATCGATTTTGGAGAACTATGGCATCGAGATAGCAAAAGAGGCGATAGACTGGGCAAACCATGCGAAGCGAAAGACTGTGAGGGCAGAGGATATAAAAGAGGCTGCAAAGCGAGTGAGACCGCTCAAGCCGGGAGAATGA
- a CDS encoding 3-isopropylmalate dehydratase small subunit, with the protein MGILARAWKFGNDIDTDVIIPGRYLVINDPEELAKHLFEGIRPEFAESVRHGDIIVAGTNFGCGSSREHAPLAIKAAGVEAVIARSFARIFFRNSINIGLPLLICADAEKIDDGDSVVVDISRGIVQNISKKESYPTTPLPPFLQEIVRSGGLLNYTKKQVVRA; encoded by the coding sequence ATGGGTATTTTGGCACGAGCCTGGAAGTTCGGAAACGATATCGACACGGATGTGATCATCCCTGGGCGCTATCTTGTGATAAATGATCCAGAGGAGCTGGCCAAGCACCTCTTTGAGGGGATCAGGCCGGAGTTCGCGGAGAGCGTTCGACATGGAGATATCATAGTCGCTGGAACCAACTTCGGGTGTGGTTCATCCAGAGAGCATGCTCCTCTTGCCATCAAGGCAGCCGGGGTGGAGGCGGTCATTGCAAGGTCCTTTGCACGGATTTTCTTCAGGAATTCAATAAATATAGGGTTGCCTCTGCTCATCTGCGCGGATGCGGAGAAAATAGACGATGGCGACTCTGTGGTGGTGGATATCTCCAGGGGCATCGTTCAGAACATCTCCAAGAAGGAGTCTTATCCGACAACACCGCTGCCCCCGTTCCTCCAGGAGATAGTGAGGTCGGGAGGTCTTTTAAATTATACAAAGAAACAGGTGGTGAGAGCATGA
- a CDS encoding isocitrate/isopropylmalate dehydrogenase family protein, giving the protein MIYKVPVIPGDGIGPEIIAEGRKVLETAADKHGFDIEWIEYPLGADHYLRTGELVSEETLKELGRYRAIYLGAIGDPRVKPGVLEKGILLAMRFYFDQYINLRPVKLLEGVWTPLKDKGPKDIDFVVVRENTEDFYIGQGGRARSGRSHADLEVKRSLYNVKFGLDIDSDSDEIAYQIGMVSREGCTRVIKYAFDLAMERRKHVSSVDKANVLSDIYGFWREIFEDVGKSYPEVTTDFNFVDAITMWFVKNPEWFDVVVAPNMFGDIITDLGAMIQGGLGLAPGANLNPEGTSMFEPIHGSAPKYKGMNKINPIATIWAGAMLLEHLGEKEAAQDVVRAIELSLREGRVRTYDLGGSSTTSEVGDEIARLVRNL; this is encoded by the coding sequence ATGATTTATAAAGTACCTGTCATACCGGGCGACGGCATAGGGCCAGAGATCATAGCAGAGGGCAGGAAGGTACTTGAGACTGCTGCGGACAAGCACGGCTTCGATATCGAGTGGATCGAGTACCCGCTGGGTGCAGATCACTACCTCAGAACGGGCGAGCTCGTGAGCGAGGAGACGCTGAAGGAGCTCGGGCGTTACAGGGCGATATACCTCGGGGCCATAGGAGATCCCAGAGTAAAGCCGGGGGTTCTTGAGAAGGGCATTCTCCTGGCGATGAGGTTCTATTTCGACCAGTACATAAACCTCAGGCCCGTCAAGCTCCTGGAGGGAGTATGGACACCTCTCAAGGACAAGGGTCCGAAGGACATAGACTTTGTTGTTGTCAGGGAGAACACAGAGGACTTCTACATAGGCCAGGGCGGTAGAGCCAGGTCTGGAAGGAGCCATGCAGATCTCGAGGTGAAGAGATCTCTCTACAACGTGAAGTTCGGCCTTGATATTGACTCAGATAGCGACGAGATCGCATACCAGATAGGCATGGTCTCGAGGGAAGGATGCACCAGGGTGATAAAGTACGCATTCGATCTTGCGATGGAGAGAAGAAAGCATGTCTCAAGCGTCGACAAGGCGAACGTTCTGAGCGACATCTACGGGTTCTGGCGCGAGATCTTCGAGGATGTCGGGAAGAGCTATCCTGAGGTCACCACAGACTTCAACTTCGTCGATGCCATAACGATGTGGTTCGTCAAGAATCCGGAATGGTTCGATGTCGTTGTCGCTCCCAACATGTTTGGGGATATCATCACAGACCTCGGAGCCATGATACAGGGCGGCCTCGGGCTTGCGCCTGGAGCAAACCTGAACCCAGAGGGGACAAGCATGTTCGAGCCGATACACGGAAGCGCACCGAAGTATAAGGGTATGAACAAGATCAACCCGATCGCAACGATATGGGCAGGCGCGATGCTCCTGGAGCACCTGGGTGAGAAGGAGGCTGCTCAAGACGTAGTAAGGGCTATAGAGCTCAGCCTGCGTGAGGGAAGGGTGAGAACATACGACCTCGGCGGCAGCTCCACCACATCTGAGGTGGGTGATGAGATAGCCAGGCTTGTGAGGAACTTATAA
- a CDS encoding DNA-directed RNA polymerase subunit H: MKRFAVQDHELVPEHILLTPEEAQQVLMQYGVEARHLPKIHVTDPVAKEIGAKVGDIIKIKRKSPTAKESIFYRLVID; the protein is encoded by the coding sequence ATGAAGAGGTTTGCCGTACAGGATCACGAGCTGGTACCGGAACACATCCTCCTCACTCCAGAGGAGGCCCAGCAGGTCCTGATGCAGTACGGTGTAGAGGCGCGCCATCTGCCGAAGATCCACGTCACGGATCCAGTTGCTAAGGAGATTGGCGCCAAGGTAGGGGATATAATAAAGATAAAGCGCAAGAGCCCCACGGCAAAGGAGTCGATATTTTACAGGCTCGTTATCGATTGA
- a CDS encoding DNA-directed RNA polymerase subunit B'' produces the protein MLDRSVLYRAYFTKDKLVHHHINSFNEFIDRGLQKVIDEVRIIETNIENTYVKLGKIRVEKPVVMEADGSVERLYPNDARLRNLTYASPIKLEMSIVDRGEEKEPVEAMIGMLPIMVMSKVCNLYGMSEEEMVSYGEDPLDPGGYFIVNGSERVIMTLEDLAPNKILVEYNQRYDEFIEVAKVFSQRQGYRSLVIVERGKRSILEVSFPSVAGRINFVTLVRALGLETDMDIVKAVSDNPEIMKFMLENLEEAEVSTTEEALEKIGNRVAAGQAKEYQKKRAAYVLDRYLLPHIGVEEKDRYAKALFLSRMAEACFELALGKRGEDDKDHYANKRLKLSGDLMEDLFRVAFNRLTRDIKYQLERASMRNRELNVITTVRADVLTERMIHPLATGNWVGGRTGVSQLLDRTDYMASLSHLRRVISPLSRSQPHFETRDLHATQWGRICPSETPEGPNCGLVKNFAQGVELSKGVEDYEEVKTMLINLGVRPVGGYGG, from the coding sequence TTGCTGGACAGAAGCGTTCTTTACAGGGCCTATTTTACCAAGGACAAGTTGGTGCACCACCACATAAATTCATTCAACGAATTCATAGACAGAGGTCTGCAGAAGGTTATCGATGAGGTCAGGATAATAGAGACGAACATCGAGAACACCTACGTCAAGCTCGGCAAGATCAGGGTGGAGAAGCCTGTGGTCATGGAGGCTGACGGATCTGTCGAGAGGCTCTATCCGAACGATGCCCGTCTCAGGAACCTGACCTATGCGTCGCCAATAAAGCTCGAGATGTCCATAGTCGACAGGGGCGAGGAGAAGGAGCCGGTCGAGGCGATGATCGGCATGCTCCCGATCATGGTGATGTCGAAGGTCTGCAACCTCTACGGCATGAGCGAGGAGGAGATGGTCTCCTACGGAGAGGATCCCCTCGATCCTGGAGGATACTTTATAGTGAACGGATCCGAGCGCGTCATAATGACGCTCGAGGATCTGGCGCCGAACAAGATACTCGTGGAGTACAATCAGAGGTACGATGAGTTCATAGAGGTTGCGAAGGTCTTCAGCCAGAGGCAGGGCTACAGGTCTCTCGTCATAGTGGAGCGCGGCAAGCGATCGATACTAGAGGTCTCATTCCCGTCTGTCGCTGGCAGGATAAACTTCGTGACTCTTGTAAGAGCCCTCGGACTCGAGACTGATATGGACATAGTGAAGGCCGTATCAGATAACCCCGAGATCATGAAGTTCATGCTCGAGAACCTCGAGGAGGCTGAAGTCTCGACGACAGAAGAGGCCCTGGAGAAGATAGGCAACAGGGTCGCGGCCGGCCAGGCGAAGGAGTACCAGAAGAAGCGTGCCGCTTATGTCCTGGACAGATACCTGCTTCCGCATATAGGAGTGGAGGAGAAGGACAGGTACGCTAAGGCTCTCTTCCTCTCAAGAATGGCTGAGGCGTGCTTCGAGCTGGCGCTTGGTAAAAGAGGAGAGGACGACAAGGACCACTATGCGAATAAGAGGCTGAAGCTCTCCGGAGACCTGATGGAAGATCTCTTCAGGGTCGCATTCAACAGGCTCACCAGGGATATCAAGTACCAGCTCGAGCGCGCCAGCATGCGCAACAGGGAGCTGAATGTCATCACCACAGTGAGAGCGGATGTTCTGACGGAGAGGATGATACATCCTCTCGCAACAGGCAACTGGGTTGGTGGCAGGACCGGCGTATCGCAGCTTCTGGATAGAACGGATTACATGGCGAGCCTGAGCCATCTCAGGAGGGTCATATCGCCGCTATCGAGATCGCAGCCGCACTTTGAGACCAGGGATCTCCATGCGACACAGTGGGGAAGGATATGCCCGAGCGAGACTCCCGAGGGGCCGAACTGCGGGCTGGTCAAGAACTTCGCTCAGGGAGTTGAGCTCTCAAAGGGCGTTGAGGATTACGAAGAGGTCAAGACCATGCTGATCAATCTCGGTGTGAGGCCGGTAGGTGGTTATGGTGGCTGA